In Chlorocebus sabaeus isolate Y175 chromosome 2, mChlSab1.0.hap1, whole genome shotgun sequence, the genomic stretch GTAGTAGACTACTTTTCAGAAATTAAAACGACAAAATTCATGTTACATATGACAGAGATCTACCTAATAGACAGTGATACACAGACGAATTGGGGATGGAAATGGAAAGTTTAGTATGCTATATGAGACCACCTAAGTGAAGTACAGAACAAGAAAACCTTATGCAGGATGTTAACAGTTACTCTACACGGAATAATATTGGCTGGTAGAGTCAAGGGACAGATTCTGGGAATTAGAGTGTGCTTGTTATAGGTGGtctataaatataagaaaaatatcacCAACTTGTATACTTaagatttaagtatttttaaatatgccttaaacaacagcaacaaaaagcaaatgaaatgatAGGTTATTTATTCCTCTAAAGAAATAAAGCTATTGGAGctgatttctcttttaaattcttATTGTTGGATACATTCATAGTATTGTTCATTTCTATGAGATGTAAGATTTTTACCTGTAAGAACTTTAgaattcattcatctattcaaccTTTACATATTCAGTTTCTATTGCATGCTGGTCATTGAACTGCAGCCAGCAAATCTATGTGGAGAAATGTATAATTTGAAAATTGCTTATAAACTCATCAAAAGTTGAACAGTATATTCAAAGTAAtacaaatttaacaagaaattatatatttaagtttACAGTTAAGGGCATATGTGGGTGGGGTTTGGGGTCAGCCTTGGGTCTAGGTGACTAAATTCTTACAGTCAGCTGAGGTActctttgtctttattattttcttcatcctGTCTTTTTACattatacatattttgggggATAACTAAGACATTCACAATGCTAACAGTCTCTTACTGAATTTCCCAGGGTCTTGGGCGATGGCATCTATTTTTAACATCTAACACTTTAATAAATGCTTAACATCTTAGTAAAGATTAGTTAGCTATTTTCCtttaggaaaaaaaggaacacacaATAGGTAAAGgtaatataaaggaaaaatgttatgaaaatttGAAgattatctatatctatatatacatatatctatatatatacacacacatatatatatgaatttaagtAAGTACTAAATGAAAATTGACGGGAGGCAAAGAGAATTCCATATATTTCACCATCTCACCTAGTCCCAGACGCTAATGGGAACTGAAAGAATATATTGAAAAGAGGATAATTGTGTGGATCAGGAAAAAGGAACGAATGGTGTTTGTAAGAGAGGAGAGCCATACaatctgtatttttggtagcacCTTGGATGTCTAATATGGCAGTAAGGGAGTCAGGGTGTGAAAAAAATTTTGAACAGCTTGTAAAGCTGCTtaggaaatagattttttttattactgtgatTTGACTTTAATGTTTGAGCTATATTCTGTTACGTCGTTAAAtcaaaatggtttttattttttaaactagtaaaacaaaaaaaaaaggagaatattgATTATGATGGCCAATGTCCTAGAATAATAGAAGAATGGTggctttattttaacttttttaaccCCATGAAGTTCTTTACTGTTAGGCACAGCAGGTGAGCAGATGGCTCCAGTCTTTCAAATGTTTGCTTCTCTTTAAAAAGGGACCTCACCTAAGGTATAAGATAACTCTGGAAGAATATGATAAATTTCAGAGCATTGAATTTAACCAAAGTCTGTTATGCAATCACAAATGAAGCAAAACAATTCCAGGAAAGCCAGAGATGAAGCAATACTTAATTTCAAAATGTAGCATTACCAACTGTGTAATGCAACATGCCTACAAAGAAGTCTGTTTAAGGTCTGGTATGTACAGACTTTGAACCTACAGCAATTTCTTCTCATAAAAGTGACGCAATATGTTAAAGGGACAGCATGACAAGACAGCAATGCAATGCAAGCTCAAACACTTTAATGAGTTTGAGGGCCTCTTCAGATGTCAGGATTGGGTCAGGTAAGTGTAACATATAGAATTACACTAAAATAGGCAGGAAGTGTTTTGTCACGTGATCTGTCAGGGTATATAAGCATGCCTGCGCAGACGTCAACATTCACACTCAGGACCTTGCCTTGAGCAGCAAACCAAACTCACTACCCCTGACACCATGAGCTACTACGGCAGCTACTACGGAGGCCTGGGCTATGGCTACGGAGGCTTCGGTGGCCTGGGCTATGGCTATGGATGTGGATGTGGCAGCTTCCGCAGACTGGGTTCTGGCTGTGGCTATGGAGGCTACAGATATGGCTCTGGCTTTGGAGGCTACGGATGTGACTCTGGCTTCGCAGGCTATGGATATGGTTCTGGCTTTGGAGGCTACGGATATGGCTGCTACCGCCCATCATACTATGGAGGATATGGATTCTCTGGATTCTATTAAACTACTGCCCCAGCAACACAATATCTGAAATTATAAGAGAACTTTCCCAAAGCTGACTTCAATCATTGGACAACCAAGATCACGCTGGAGCTATTTGCACAAAAGAATTTAACATCTCAGAATTTCAGGCAATCTTTTCTATGTACATCCATATCTCTATCATAATCCTGGTATTCTCTACTTTTACTTTTATAACTGGTTGAATTATCTATTTATCTTCCAATAAAACATTCTAATTTCAAAACACAATGTGGTTCCGTTTTGTTCATGAAACTCAATTATATGTAAGTGATGATGTCAGAGAAGCTATCTCCCTGACTGAGAATCTATGATTTTCATATACCTCATAAACATGCATGCAGATAGATAAATACATCAATAGCTCCAAAGAATAATAATTCtagattgaaatgaaaaatagaacttCAGAATGGTTAGTAATCTCACATTTTTcaacattttgcttttatttagatAGTATTCAGATTTAagtcaacaacaaaaagcaatacCTACTTAAgatgtctttatatttatatatcaagcatatatgttttatttaattcaggTCACATTTGTCAACTCACTGCGAATGTGTAATGAATCCTTCTATCCgttcaaaatttctttcttttattgtaaGAGCAAGCAGATGGTGACAGATCAAACCATATTTCTAGGTTAATTATGAAAGTATATTATCTTTCCAAATTATTGTATTTGGTATAACCTCACCCTATCATACTCTTCTGCCCATTAATTCATTTGACATTTTCATTGAACAACTGATGTAACTGATGTAACTATTAAATTAGTatagaatttttttcatattggtTTAACATATTTAACTCAaaacattttagatattttttttcaattagcttTTCTATTATCTTACTTAATCCTCATGGTATGATACAGCATTCTtcttcaccatcaccattataTTGAAAATTTTGCAACTTAACAAGGGAAAGAAACAAGACTTTAATgtgaactaatttattttttagctgAAGCTGATGACAAGAACACTTTGATCCAAAGAGTTTTCTTACAAACCTGAATTTCAGTTAAACCACTCCCCTGATAAAAATAGGAAGGGGGCATTTTGttgatgaaatttttaaaagatataaatgaaTATCAGCTTTTTTCTAAAATCAAAGGATATATTCAACAAACAACATAAAATCaagatattttgtttaaatttgtcAAAACTTGTTAAATGTGTCTGATTGAGTCACACAGTAGCATTAAAAGTTGCTCTACTAGAACAGACATTAAATGGTAGCAGTTACATTCATTTCGTCTTGTAGGTTAAACAACAATGACAGCAGCAAAAacactcaggaaacttacactagctctagtggcagagtcaggatcaGGGTTATTGCCAAGGTCTTCTGAATGCAGGTGCCACCGTGAAGCCTTTATTCCCAGTATATTTTCTCCCTTCATGAACCCAAAGAGGATATCTTGAATGTTCTGCTCAGTTTCCATAAATGTGACTGAATTTATGGGGGAAATGAAAATGGTTTCTTATAATCacttttctataatattttattgttctcATTTAGAGAATTGAACCTCTTGATTTCAATGTTACCTTCATCTAGACTTCAACTGTAACCACATCTATATGCATatctataagtatatatacataagtaTACCTATATTTATCTGTATGGATATATCTATTTCAAGggattaaagttttcatttgaaAGTCACAAAGTTAAATTTGCTTAGCCATGTGATATCAGCTATTCTTCTAGTCAGTTCAATCTAGATGTTGTAGGATCACAATACGTAGAAAGGCAAGGTAGAGTTATGTGGTCCCATCATTTTGCACTTACTCATTCAGGTTAATAGTTTCAAAGTCAATGGACATGCCTTatagagctaaaaataaaaacacctatCAATATGATTATATTGAGAAACACTGTATATTATACTTTTATTCAAATGTATTATCAAATTTTAttacatcttattttttatttaattaatttttatctgggttaaagaaacatgttttgaatttatagaaaaatgtCTTTATCTCTCAAATAAAAGTTAATCACTCGGCCAgtagaaaactttatttttattatttcacacaTCAACACAGGATCTGAGTTTCACAATGAACTCATGATCTTCCTGGAAAAATCTCCCAAAAATAGCATAACAGAGAACTAATTGTGCAAGTCCACtgaattaagtgaaaaaattaagtgaaaaaattttaagaaaaataaacatttctcaatttCCAAAGTATCCAAAAGATACTATAATTGTTCTActttttaattaggaaaaaagCAGAAGTCTTTGATTGTTTTGGTTCATATATTTCACAGCATTATATGAtgatatatgtgcatgtatcgatatatgtgtatctgtgtatcacaatgagatatatcttattattttgttgtttgaaaATACATAAGTAAAGCAGGgcgtattttattaaataatattttgtttgtaaaaaataataaaaattgcctttaatttgtaaaatctAGTGGATGATATTTCTCTTGGACATGGTTATAGGCATCAGAAACAGCAATGTACATTAGCCTTTCATGAAGGTTAGAAAATCTGGCGGGCGTACCCAAGAATTAATGAGATTCTTAAACTAGTTAGACTTACTTGTTATTGCTTATCTTCAACAACTACTtattgagaatttaaaaattgtccagttttctttttcagaacgAAAATAAAGGTGGAATGAATTTTGATAAAGGAGAAAACAACCACGGGAAATATTGAGTTGAATattcctttaaaacctgaaagCCATTTTGAGTGCATATTCCACATGAGATGTGCACTACATGTTGAGGCGGGcaaaattcattctttcatttatccaACAACTTTTTTGGAAGAATAGTGAACAAATCAAGTTGAGAAAATGCTTTATCAAAAATGTTGCTTATAAacctcaaaacaaagcaaaacagaaaacaaagcaacgAAAAATACCTTTGGCAAAATGTTTAAAGTCTTGTAAAGCAAAGTACTGCTTAAAGACCCAAATCCAATATATGGTCATATTCTGGTGGAGCTAAACTTGGACTTGATTTACTGTCTTCCCAGAGTAAGTATAGAAAATCTGTGGAGAATGGCCAGCCCTCCTCACATCCTTGCTTCCTATCTCAGTTATTTCACCAGTGCACATCTGCATTTGAGATTTTCAAGGTATCAGAATTGTAAGAGACTGTTAGGTATATTATATGACTCTAAGAGTCATATAAACTATTGTTCAAAAATGTGTAGCTTTAAtaaatcatgtcttttgtttGCTGGTtgagagaaaatagaaaggtGAGGcacacagaattggaaaagaaaacataaggataAAAATATTGTGATATTAAATATATGGGTAGAATGATAAAATATTGattggaaaaaaatggataagaACAAATACCTACGTGGCACTAGTACATATCGGGAATGAATGCAGCATAAAATGAAAAGGTTTGATAAAGAGAACGGATATATACATAGTGAGGAAGACTAGGAAGTGGAAGACAAAGTGGTATCTGTAAAGCATGAAGCCAAGATCATCTGAGTAGCCTAGGTAATACTTTATGTAGAGCCAGTTCTGGAAAATTGTGTAACggtaaaaatagaaatgattgtTTTCgcgcatgtgcgtgtgtgtgtgtgtgtgtgtgtgtgtgtgtgtatggtttagacagtttcactctgtcacccaggctggagtgcagtggcatgatcatggctcactgcagcatcgacTTCCCAGggatcaaacaatcctcctgccttagcctcccaagtagctggaaccataggtgTGCACCctcacatctggctattttttttttaattttgtagagacaaggtcttcctatgttgcctaagctactctcaaactcctggtgatatagtttggccatgtccccatccgaatctcaacttgaattgtatctcccagaattcccatgtgttgtgggagggatccagggggaggtaattgaatcatgaggattGGTCTTTCCGttgttattctcatgatagtgaataagtctcatgagatctgatgtgtTTATCAGGGAttttcacttttgcttcttcctcattttctcttgccgccaccatgtaagaagtgcctttcacctcctgccatgattctgagacctccccagccatgtggaactgtgagtccaattaaacctatttttcttcccagtctcaggtatgtctttgtcagcagtgtgAATACAAACTAatacacctgggctcaagtgatcctcccactttggcctccagcattacaggggtgagccactgtaccctacctgaagagaatatttttgaacagttggtcaggctggtgtaaCAGTGAGTTTGTTCTCTTGAATAGTATCTCGGTTTCTGGAAGAACTTTTGTTATGTTGATAAGCCAAAACAATGTTTTGCAAGCTGATATAGAAAATTAAAGTAGTTTTATATTATGCCTACATACATATTTCCATTACTTTGTATTTATCACAGCTGatcagaaaatttatttattcaaaaagttccttttcttttgaaGGAGGAATAGCCTTAATTTCTCAACCCAGtaaagatatttgatatttgaaGGCTTTACtagatttaaaagttttaaacttGATCAATGTATTTGAATCTAGGGGGaggtaaaatagaaaaatctaaggaatgatataaaaatgagaaatgagaaaaaatttataaaaacacagTATCAAATACGAATAATTCAATATACTTAGTGATGAAGAAttacatttagaattttaaaaaattgtataactttgaaaatgcagactattttgtcattaaaaagaatgtatcagctgggcacggtggctcatgcctgtaatcccagcactttgggaggccaaggcgggtggatcacctgaggtcaggagttcgagaccagcctggcccacatggtgaaaccctgtctctactaaaagtataaacatgagctgggagtagtggcaggcacctgtaatcccagctactcaggaggctgaggcaggagaatcacttgtatcctggaggcagaggctgcagtgagctgaaatcgtaccactgcactccagcctgggcaacaagggcattCTAACCATGCAGCTAAGCCAGCTCAAAGATTTTAATGAGTTTGTGTGTCTCCTTTTGCTAACAAACAGATTGATGATTTGCAtcgagtaaataaataaatagggatgCTGTAAAAGGACGGCCACATGTTTATCACATGTTCTGCTCAGGGTATATAAGCGTTCCCTAAACATGCTGATATTCACACTCAGGACATTGCCTTGGACAGTAAACCCAAGTCACCATCTCCGACACCATGAGCTACTATGGCAGCTACTATGGAGGTCTA encodes the following:
- the LOC119621501 gene encoding keratin-associated protein 19-3 isoform X1 → MSYYGSYYGGLGYGYGGFGGLGYGYGCGCGSFRRLGSGCGYGGYRYGSGFGGYGCDSGFAGYGYGSGFGGYGYGCYRPSYYGGYGFSGFY
- the LOC119621501 gene encoding keratin-associated protein 19-3 isoform X2, translating into MSYYGSYYGGLGYGYGGFGGLGYGYGCGCGSFRRLGSGCGYGGYGYGCYRPSYYGGYGFSGFY